From the Streptomyces sp. KMM 9044 genome, one window contains:
- a CDS encoding alpha-(1->3)-arabinofuranosyltransferase, with protein sequence MTTTVQAPPPAAVPRTATAAGPPRGPRRSRRWLLGFWAVMFVLLLAVQPGRQTFDTKLGVTVDPGRFLAALGQLWQDQGSFGGVNNQYIGYLWPMLPFYWLCDLVQLPVWLAERLWLSLIVSVAFWGALRLAERLRVGSGASQLLAAAAYALWPLFTTVIGSTSAAALPGALLPWVLLPLTDERYTARVAALRSALLVPFMGGVNAASTLASLLPVGLYLLSRPPGPRRRRLIAWWAPAVAVATAWWWIPLLLLGVYGENFLPYVETARTTTDTMAATEALRGAGNWVAYLHFGEAWLPAGWTVASSALVIVCSALAAGLGLAGLARRDLPERRWLVLTVLVTVLVLLAGYGGAFGAPFHGVVQDWLDGWLSPFRNIYKFQTGLALALVLGLGHLVGTAARSRGADEAGRPNGTHGTHGTDETGRIRRRVRGGRFAPLVAAVLILPGLMWPYLNGSIPGPGSFQEIPTYWRATADWLEENSPDSRALVVPATAHGIHTWGSTIDQPLDVVAESRWAQRDYVPFGTPGNRRAMDAVEQALLTGAEVPGLADYLSRAGLYYVVVRNDLDPDQVGHVPTTTVKRTLTQSGYERVTGLGPVKTGGVIANDTPLQVEGLYPQQRAVEIYRPTGADVRRPGQASLAPIADTAVVSGGPEALLPLAGELRGRPTVLTGDAHPGLGTPALQVTGDGMRYADTRFGLVNSNTSYTYTSDERNAPDATQGAGEKPHQILPKEGLDHQTVAELRGARAVSASSYGNWLFHLPQYDPVNAFDGNPETAWAEGSAGSPDGQWLRIAFDDSYEMPDSIGIVPLPQGSVRAAATKVRVETERGSETSFLQANGIKQDVKAPEGATGWMKLTIVDSVARHSGLGGAGFSEIDLPDVQVTRLLRLPTDAENSTAGAQVVSLHRSADPTGLSPTGTENGLHRVFTTGTAGTYEVEASGVAVPGEALDRLLYDVAPEQQARITATADSTARLGAGLTARNLTDGDLTTSWIAGDRPVVHLSWDGKQPVGEIVLAAAGGLSTRPTEVRISSPDGAAIANVDDNGMVRFPPITTDRLDIAITRTAPLTLHNPVVGDDLSLPVGLTEVYIPALDEYRTPQPSADREFTLECGRGPVLAVDGELYETGVKGTVGDLTERRPVDVTLCQQGEVRTVLELSTGKHRVEAGDAGPLTVTSVTLTRGTVPDASAAERELEVKDWLGDQRELSVGSGAASYLTTYENYNDGWTATLNGEELTPLRLDGWQQGWRIPAGESGTVKLSYGPATAYDAALIGSGVGIAVLIGLALWRRRAENPDAPQPEPAAPGLWLGTVALTLVGVVVAGWWALLVPALALLAWRRAALLVPVALAALTGAGIASALGAGEPAGAGEGAFGHVAQLLALIGLFAALVSLGGPGSGRAVREDGRGSGRTDDGAGTAAGGPAAARAGSTEWQRSSDRPDHRTAELPPVRSRVPTHRPPPGLEKSTRQLPRTHGTGGPDDPNHSNGSAGKGGTG encoded by the coding sequence ATGACGACCACGGTCCAGGCTCCCCCTCCGGCAGCCGTCCCTCGTACCGCGACCGCCGCGGGTCCGCCCCGGGGCCCGCGGCGGTCGCGGCGCTGGCTGCTGGGCTTCTGGGCGGTGATGTTCGTCCTGCTCCTGGCGGTGCAACCGGGGCGGCAGACCTTCGACACCAAACTGGGTGTCACCGTCGACCCGGGGCGGTTCCTCGCCGCCCTCGGCCAGCTGTGGCAGGACCAGGGGTCGTTCGGCGGGGTCAACAACCAGTACATCGGCTACCTGTGGCCGATGCTGCCGTTCTACTGGCTGTGCGACCTGGTGCAGCTGCCGGTGTGGCTGGCCGAGCGGCTGTGGCTGTCGCTGATCGTGTCCGTCGCGTTCTGGGGCGCTCTGCGTCTCGCCGAGCGGCTGCGTGTGGGCAGCGGAGCGTCCCAGCTGCTCGCGGCGGCGGCGTACGCGCTGTGGCCGCTGTTCACCACGGTGATCGGCTCCACGTCGGCCGCCGCCCTGCCGGGCGCGTTGCTGCCGTGGGTGCTGCTGCCGCTGACGGACGAACGCTACACGGCCCGGGTCGCGGCGCTGCGTTCGGCCCTGCTCGTCCCGTTCATGGGCGGGGTCAACGCCGCCTCGACGCTGGCGTCGCTGCTGCCCGTGGGCCTGTACCTGCTGTCCCGGCCGCCGGGACCGCGACGGCGGAGGCTGATCGCCTGGTGGGCTCCCGCCGTCGCGGTGGCGACGGCCTGGTGGTGGATCCCGCTGCTGCTGCTCGGCGTGTACGGCGAGAACTTCCTGCCCTATGTCGAGACCGCGCGGACCACGACGGACACCATGGCGGCCACCGAGGCACTGCGCGGGGCCGGGAACTGGGTGGCGTATCTGCACTTCGGTGAGGCGTGGCTGCCCGCCGGCTGGACCGTCGCCTCCTCGGCGCTGGTGATCGTCTGCTCGGCACTCGCGGCCGGTCTGGGCCTGGCGGGGCTGGCCCGGCGGGACCTGCCGGAGCGCCGCTGGCTGGTGCTGACGGTGCTGGTGACGGTGCTGGTGCTGCTCGCCGGGTACGGCGGCGCGTTCGGCGCTCCGTTCCACGGGGTCGTGCAGGACTGGCTGGACGGCTGGCTGTCGCCGTTCCGCAACATCTACAAGTTCCAGACGGGCCTGGCGCTCGCCCTGGTGCTGGGCCTGGGCCATCTGGTGGGCACGGCCGCCCGCTCACGCGGCGCCGACGAGGCCGGCCGGCCGAACGGAACACACGGAACACACGGGACGGACGAAACGGGCCGGATCCGGCGGCGGGTGCGGGGCGGGCGCTTCGCGCCGCTGGTCGCCGCGGTGCTGATCCTGCCGGGGCTGATGTGGCCGTACCTCAACGGGTCGATCCCCGGTCCGGGTTCGTTCCAGGAGATCCCCACGTACTGGCGGGCCACGGCCGACTGGCTGGAGGAGAACTCCCCGGACTCGCGGGCGCTCGTCGTGCCGGCGACCGCGCACGGCATCCACACCTGGGGCTCGACCATCGACCAGCCGCTCGACGTGGTCGCCGAATCCCGCTGGGCACAGCGCGATTACGTCCCGTTCGGCACCCCGGGCAACCGGCGGGCCATGGACGCGGTCGAGCAGGCCCTGCTGACCGGCGCCGAGGTGCCGGGGCTCGCCGACTACCTGAGCCGCGCCGGCCTCTACTACGTCGTCGTGCGCAACGACCTCGATCCGGACCAGGTCGGGCATGTGCCGACCACGACGGTCAAGCGCACCCTCACGCAGTCCGGGTACGAGCGGGTCACCGGGCTCGGTCCGGTGAAGACCGGCGGAGTCATCGCGAACGACACCCCGCTCCAGGTCGAGGGGCTGTACCCGCAGCAGCGGGCGGTGGAGATCTACCGTCCGACCGGGGCGGACGTCCGGCGTCCGGGGCAGGCCTCGCTGGCCCCGATCGCGGACACCGCCGTGGTCTCCGGCGGCCCGGAGGCGCTGCTGCCGCTGGCCGGCGAACTGCGCGGCCGGCCGACCGTGCTGACCGGTGACGCCCATCCCGGGCTCGGCACACCGGCGTTGCAGGTGACCGGCGACGGGATGCGGTACGCGGACACCCGGTTCGGCCTGGTCAACTCCAACACGTCGTACACGTACACCTCCGACGAGCGCAACGCGCCCGACGCCACGCAGGGCGCGGGTGAGAAGCCGCACCAGATCCTGCCGAAGGAGGGCCTGGACCACCAGACGGTGGCCGAACTGCGCGGCGCCCGCGCGGTGTCGGCGTCCTCGTACGGCAACTGGCTGTTCCATCTGCCGCAGTACGACCCGGTGAACGCCTTCGACGGCAACCCGGAGACGGCCTGGGCCGAGGGTTCGGCCGGCTCACCGGACGGGCAGTGGCTGCGGATCGCCTTCGACGACAGCTACGAGATGCCGGACTCCATCGGCATCGTCCCGCTGCCGCAGGGCAGTGTGCGGGCCGCGGCGACCAAGGTGCGGGTGGAGACGGAGCGCGGCTCCGAAACCAGCTTCCTCCAGGCGAACGGCATCAAACAGGACGTCAAGGCGCCCGAGGGCGCGACGGGCTGGATGAAGCTGACGATCGTCGACTCGGTGGCCCGGCACTCCGGTCTGGGCGGCGCGGGCTTCTCCGAGATCGACCTGCCGGACGTGCAGGTGACCCGGCTGCTGCGGCTGCCCACGGACGCGGAGAACTCGACCGCCGGCGCGCAGGTCGTCTCGCTGCACCGTTCCGCCGATCCGACCGGTCTGTCCCCGACGGGCACCGAGAACGGGCTGCACCGCGTGTTCACCACGGGCACGGCGGGCACGTACGAGGTCGAGGCGAGCGGCGTGGCCGTGCCGGGCGAGGCGCTGGACCGGCTGCTGTACGACGTGGCGCCCGAGCAGCAGGCCCGGATCACCGCCACCGCCGACTCCACTGCCCGCCTCGGCGCGGGCCTGACCGCGCGCAACCTCACCGACGGTGACCTGACCACCTCATGGATCGCGGGCGACAGGCCCGTCGTCCACCTGAGCTGGGACGGCAAGCAGCCGGTGGGCGAGATCGTGCTGGCGGCCGCGGGCGGCCTGTCCACCCGGCCGACCGAGGTGCGCATCAGCTCCCCGGACGGCGCGGCGATCGCGAACGTCGACGACAACGGCATGGTCCGCTTCCCGCCGATCACCACGGACCGGCTCGACATCGCCATCACCCGGACCGCCCCGCTCACCCTGCACAACCCCGTGGTCGGCGACGACCTGAGCCTGCCGGTGGGACTGACGGAGGTCTACATACCGGCGCTCGACGAGTACCGCACCCCGCAGCCGTCCGCCGACCGGGAGTTCACCCTGGAGTGCGGCAGGGGGCCGGTGCTCGCCGTCGACGGCGAGCTGTACGAGACCGGCGTGAAGGGCACGGTCGGGGACCTGACCGAGCGGCGTCCGGTGGACGTGACGCTCTGCCAGCAAGGAGAGGTGAGGACGGTGTTGGAGCTGTCCACCGGCAAGCACCGGGTCGAGGCAGGTGACGCGGGACCGCTCACCGTGACCTCCGTGACCCTGACCCGCGGCACCGTGCCGGACGCCTCGGCGGCCGAGCGCGAACTGGAGGTCAAGGACTGGCTGGGCGACCAGCGGGAGCTGTCGGTCGGCTCCGGAGCCGCCTCGTACCTCACGACGTACGAGAACTACAACGACGGCTGGACAGCCACCCTGAACGGCGAGGAACTGACACCGCTGCGGCTGGACGGCTGGCAGCAGGGCTGGCGGATCCCGGCGGGCGAGAGCGGCACCGTGAAGCTGTCCTACGGTCCCGCCACGGCCTACGACGCCGCTCTGATCGGCAGCGGGGTCGGGATCGCGGTGCTGATCGGGCTGGCGCTGTGGCGCCGGAGGGCCGAGAACCCCGACGCCCCGCAGCCCGAGCCGGCGGCGCCCGGACTGTGGCTGGGCACGGTGGCGCTGACGCTGGTCGGCGTGGTCGTCGCGGGCTGGTGGGCCCTGCTGGTCCCGGCGCTGGCGCTGCTCGCGTGGCGCAGGGCCGCCCTGCTGGTGCCGGTGGCGCTCGCCGCCCTCACGGGAGCGGGGATCGCGTCCGCCCTCGGGGCCGGGGAGCCGGCGGGCGCGGGCGAGGGCGCCTTCGGGCACGTGGCGCAGCTGCTGGCACTGATCGGACTGTTCGCGGCGCTGGTGAGCCTGGGCGGCCCCGGGTCCGGGCGGGCGGTGCGGGAGGACGGCCGGGGGTCCGGGCGGACGGACGACGGGGCCGGGACGGCCGCAGGCGGGCCCGCGGCGGCCAGGGCCGGTTCCACCGAGTGGCAGCGGTCCTCCGACAGACCGGACCACCGTACGGCCGAGCTGCCTCCGGTGCGCTCACGCGTTCCGACGCACCGGCCGCCGCCCGGCCTGGAGAAGTCCACCCGGCAGCTTCCCCGCACCCACGGCACGGGAGGCCCGGACGACCCGAACCACTCGAACGGCTCGGCGGGAAAGGGCGGCACCGGATGA
- a CDS encoding class I SAM-dependent methyltransferase, protein MSEGPMGDRSMTDSGSGGGEPGGRRRGGGAGDRGTAGGALAGSRPKDPSPHRSLALFRAFLREQEDPDTCYALLARDAADQVEAYGGPVAGRVVVDVGGGSGHFTEEFRRRGADAFLFEPDVRELARKPPEKTVVADGYLLPLCDGAADVTFSSNVLEHVADPQTFLSELARVTRPGGLIYVSFTNWLSPWGGHEWAPWHYLGAERARARYRRRTGRPAKHTLGENLFPVHIGTTLRQVRGRADVRIVSARSRYWPFLTETVVKVPGLREFATWNLLLILRRCPE, encoded by the coding sequence ATGAGCGAGGGACCCATGGGTGACAGGAGCATGACCGACAGCGGATCGGGTGGCGGAGAGCCGGGTGGCAGACGCAGGGGAGGCGGGGCGGGCGACAGAGGCACGGCCGGCGGCGCACTGGCCGGGAGCCGTCCGAAGGACCCCTCACCTCACCGCTCCCTCGCCCTCTTCCGCGCCTTCCTGCGTGAGCAGGAGGACCCCGACACCTGCTACGCGCTGCTCGCCCGGGACGCCGCCGACCAGGTCGAGGCGTACGGCGGTCCCGTGGCGGGCCGGGTCGTGGTCGACGTCGGCGGCGGCAGCGGGCACTTCACCGAGGAGTTCCGCCGCCGCGGCGCGGACGCCTTCCTGTTCGAACCGGACGTGCGGGAGCTGGCCCGGAAGCCGCCCGAGAAGACCGTGGTCGCGGACGGCTATCTGCTGCCGCTGTGCGACGGCGCCGCGGACGTGACGTTCTCGTCCAACGTCCTGGAGCACGTGGCCGATCCGCAGACCTTCCTCAGCGAGCTGGCCCGGGTGACCCGGCCGGGCGGGCTCATCTACGTGTCGTTCACCAACTGGCTTTCGCCGTGGGGCGGGCACGAATGGGCCCCGTGGCACTATCTCGGCGCCGAGCGGGCCCGCGCCCGCTACCGGCGCCGTACCGGAAGACCCGCCAAGCACACGCTCGGCGAGAACCTCTTCCCGGTGCACATCGGTACCACCCTGCGGCAGGTACGGGGCCGCGCCGACGTACGCATCGTCTCGGCGCGCTCCCGCTACTGGCCGTTCCTCACCGAGACCGTGGTCAAGGTGCCCGGTCTGCGTGAGTTCGCTACGTGGAACCTCCTCCTCATCCTCCGGCGGTGTCCCGAATGA
- a CDS encoding glycosyltransferase family 4 protein produces the protein MPQHVPSRLRTPLPSVPQHPPALPAHPRRIVFLAHRDLDNPSAGGSELLVDRLAGGLTRMGHQVTLLCGGPAAFRDYRVVSAGGTYGHYLRARSAFTRQVGDCDLLVEVCNGMPYLAPLWHRGPTLCLVNHVHTDLWGMRFGGPLTPAARVGRRLEHWALTGARQHGLLIAVSPSTANALHGIGVPRERIRVVHNGVEEPGPGTGRSPEPLFVAVGRLVEYKRIDLLLRLWERVRPVTGGRLVIVGDGPERERLERLAGPGVEFTGHVSEAEKHRLLCAAWLLLHPSAVEGWGLVVTEAATRRTPAVAFDVPGLRDSVVDGETGVLARGESSFAAAWCALALSGARRELMGGAARERAARYRWDRTVRQFRAVAAEAVRSHRP, from the coding sequence ATGCCCCAGCACGTGCCCTCCCGGCTGCGCACGCCGCTCCCCAGCGTGCCGCAGCACCCTCCGGCACTCCCCGCACATCCCCGCCGGATCGTCTTCCTCGCCCACCGCGATCTGGACAACCCCTCCGCCGGCGGCTCCGAGCTGCTGGTCGACCGGCTGGCCGGCGGCCTGACCCGCATGGGCCACCAGGTCACCCTGTTGTGCGGGGGTCCCGCGGCGTTCCGCGACTACCGCGTGGTGTCGGCGGGCGGCACCTACGGTCACTACCTTCGTGCCCGTTCCGCCTTCACCCGTCAGGTCGGCGACTGCGACCTGCTGGTCGAGGTGTGCAACGGCATGCCGTACCTCGCGCCCCTGTGGCATCGCGGGCCGACGCTGTGCCTGGTCAACCATGTGCACACCGACCTGTGGGGGATGCGCTTCGGCGGTCCGCTGACTCCGGCCGCGCGGGTCGGGCGCAGGCTCGAGCACTGGGCGCTGACCGGTGCCCGGCAGCACGGGCTGCTGATCGCCGTCTCCCCGTCGACCGCGAACGCGCTGCACGGCATCGGCGTGCCGCGCGAGCGGATCAGGGTCGTGCACAACGGTGTGGAGGAGCCCGGTCCGGGCACCGGGCGTTCCCCGGAGCCGCTGTTCGTGGCGGTGGGCCGGCTCGTCGAGTACAAGCGGATCGACCTGCTGCTCAGGCTGTGGGAACGGGTGCGACCGGTCACCGGCGGCCGGCTGGTGATCGTCGGCGACGGCCCCGAGCGGGAGCGTCTCGAACGTCTCGCCGGTCCCGGTGTCGAGTTCACCGGCCATGTCTCCGAGGCGGAGAAGCACCGTCTGCTGTGCGCGGCCTGGCTTCTGCTGCATCCCTCCGCGGTGGAGGGCTGGGGCCTGGTCGTCACCGAGGCTGCCACGCGCCGGACCCCGGCCGTCGCCTTCGACGTGCCCGGCCTGAGGGACTCCGTGGTGGACGGCGAGACCGGTGTGCTGGCGCGCGGCGAGTCCTCGTTCGCGGCGGCCTGGTGCGCCCTCGCCCTGTCCGGGGCCCGGCGGGAGCTGATGGGCGGGGCGGCCAGGGAGCGCGCGGCCCGTTACCGCTGGGACCGTACCGTGCGGCAGTTCCGCGCGGTGGCGGCGGAGGCGGTGCGGAGTCACCGGCCATGA